From the genome of Globicephala melas chromosome 11, mGloMel1.2, whole genome shotgun sequence, one region includes:
- the LOC115850402 gene encoding BOLA class I histocompatibility antigen, alpha chain BL3-7-like isoform X1 yields MSPRTLLLLLSGALALTETWAGSHSLRYFYTGVSRPGSGEPRFIAVGYVDDTQFVRFDGDAPNPRCEPRAPWVEQEGPEYWEEQTRNFKDAAQMYRVSLDILRGYYNQSEAGSHTYQEMYGCDVGPDGRLLRGYRQYAYDGADYIALNEDLRSWTAADAAAQNTKRKWEAAGYAEHYRNYVEGRCVECLLRYLENGKDTLQRADPPKTHVTHHPISDREVTLRCWALGFYPKEISLTWQRDGEDQTQDMELVETRPSGDRTFQNWAALVVPSGEEQRYTCHVQHEGLQEPLTLRWEPPQPTIAIIGLIVGLVLLVVTGAVVAGAVIWRKKHSGEKGGSYAQAASFVLR; encoded by the exons ATGTCACCGCGAACCCTCCTCTTGCTCCTCTCCGGGGCCCTGGCTCTGACCGAGACCTGGGCGG gctcCCACTCCCTGAGGTATTTCTACACCGGGGTGTCCCGGCCGGGCAGCGGGGAGCCCCGCTTCATCGCCGTCGGCTACGTGGACGACACGCAGTTCGTGCGGTTCGACGGCGACGCCCCGAATCCGAGGTGTGAGCCGCGGGCGCCGTGGGTGGAGCAGGAGGGGCCGGAGTACTGGGAAGAGCAGACGCGGAACTTCAAGGACGCCGCACAGATGTACCGAGTGAGCCTGGACATACTGCGCGGCTACTACAACCAGAGCGAGGCCG GGTCTCACACCTACCAGGAGATGTACGGCTGCGACGTGGGGCCGGACGGTCGCCTCCTCCGCGGGTACAGACAGTACGCCTACGACGGCGCCGATTACATCGCCCTGAACGAGGACCTGCGCTCCTGGACCGCGGCCGACGCGGCGGCTCAGAACACCAAGCGCAAGTGGGAGGCGGCCGGTTATGCGGAGCACTACAGGAACTACGTGGAGGGCAGGTGTGTGGAGTGTCTCCTCAGATACCTGGAGAACGGGAAGGACACGCTGCAGCGCGCAG ACCCTCCAAAGACACACGTGACCCACCATCCCATCTCTGACCGTGAGGTCACCCTGaggtgctgggccctgggcttcTACCCTAAGGAGATCTCACTGACCTGGCAGCGTGATGGGGAGGATCAGACCCAGGACATGGAGCTTGTGGAGACCAGGCCTTCAGGGGACAGAACCTTCCAGAATTGGGCGGCCCTGGTGGTGCCTTCTGGAGAGGAGCAGAGATACACGTGCCACGTGCAGCACGAGGGGCTTCAGGAGCCCCTCACCCTGAGATGGG aaCCTCCTCAGCCCACCATCGCCATCATAGGCCTCATTGTTGGCCTGGTTCTCTTGGTGGTCACTGGAGCCGTGGTGGCTGGAGCTGTGATCTGGAGGAAGAAGCACTCAG GTGAAAAAGGAGGGAGCTACGCTCAGGCTGCAA GTTTTGTTCTCCGCTAG
- the LOC115850402 gene encoding BOLA class I histocompatibility antigen, alpha chain BL3-7-like isoform X2, whose product MSPRTLLLLLSGALALTETWAGSHSLRYFYTGVSRPGSGEPRFIAVGYVDDTQFVRFDGDAPNPRCEPRAPWVEQEGPEYWEEQTRNFKDAAQMYRVSLDILRGYYNQSEAGSHTYQEMYGCDVGPDGRLLRGYRQYAYDGADYIALNEDLRSWTAADAAAQNTKRKWEAAGYAEHYRNYVEGRCVECLLRYLENGKDTLQRADPPKTHVTHHPISDREVTLRCWALGFYPKEISLTWQRDGEDQTQDMELVETRPSGDRTFQNWAALVVPSGEEQRYTCHVQHEGLQEPLTLRWEPPQPTIAIIGLIVGLVLLVVTGAVVAGAVIWRKKHSGEKGGSYAQAASSDSAQGSDVSLRHPKV is encoded by the exons ATGTCACCGCGAACCCTCCTCTTGCTCCTCTCCGGGGCCCTGGCTCTGACCGAGACCTGGGCGG gctcCCACTCCCTGAGGTATTTCTACACCGGGGTGTCCCGGCCGGGCAGCGGGGAGCCCCGCTTCATCGCCGTCGGCTACGTGGACGACACGCAGTTCGTGCGGTTCGACGGCGACGCCCCGAATCCGAGGTGTGAGCCGCGGGCGCCGTGGGTGGAGCAGGAGGGGCCGGAGTACTGGGAAGAGCAGACGCGGAACTTCAAGGACGCCGCACAGATGTACCGAGTGAGCCTGGACATACTGCGCGGCTACTACAACCAGAGCGAGGCCG GGTCTCACACCTACCAGGAGATGTACGGCTGCGACGTGGGGCCGGACGGTCGCCTCCTCCGCGGGTACAGACAGTACGCCTACGACGGCGCCGATTACATCGCCCTGAACGAGGACCTGCGCTCCTGGACCGCGGCCGACGCGGCGGCTCAGAACACCAAGCGCAAGTGGGAGGCGGCCGGTTATGCGGAGCACTACAGGAACTACGTGGAGGGCAGGTGTGTGGAGTGTCTCCTCAGATACCTGGAGAACGGGAAGGACACGCTGCAGCGCGCAG ACCCTCCAAAGACACACGTGACCCACCATCCCATCTCTGACCGTGAGGTCACCCTGaggtgctgggccctgggcttcTACCCTAAGGAGATCTCACTGACCTGGCAGCGTGATGGGGAGGATCAGACCCAGGACATGGAGCTTGTGGAGACCAGGCCTTCAGGGGACAGAACCTTCCAGAATTGGGCGGCCCTGGTGGTGCCTTCTGGAGAGGAGCAGAGATACACGTGCCACGTGCAGCACGAGGGGCTTCAGGAGCCCCTCACCCTGAGATGGG aaCCTCCTCAGCCCACCATCGCCATCATAGGCCTCATTGTTGGCCTGGTTCTCTTGGTGGTCACTGGAGCCGTGGTGGCTGGAGCTGTGATCTGGAGGAAGAAGCACTCAG GTGAAAAAGGAGGGAGCTACGCTCAGGCTGCAA GCAGTGACAGTGCCCAAGGCTCTGATGTGTCTCTCAGGCATCCTAAGG TTTGA
- the LOC115850399 gene encoding small ribosomal subunit protein uS14-like codes for MGHQQLYRSHPRKFGQGSRSCPVCSNRHGLIRKYGLNMCHRCFRQYSKDIGFIKLD; via the coding sequence ATGGGGCACCAGCAGCTTTACCGGAGCCATCCGAGAAAATTCGGCCAGGGTTCTCGTTCTTGCCCCGTCTGCTCAAACCGGCACGGTCTGATCCGGAAATACGGCCTCAATATGTGCCACCGGTGTTTCCGCCAGTACTCGAAGGACATCGGCTTCATTAAGTTGGACTAA
- the LOC115850402 gene encoding BOLA class I histocompatibility antigen, alpha chain BL3-7-like isoform X3 yields the protein MSPRTLLLLLSGALALTETWAGSHSLRYFYTGVSRPGSGEPRFIAVGYVDDTQFVRFDGDAPNPRCEPRAPWVEQEGPEYWEEQTRNFKDAAQMYRVSLDILRGYYNQSEAGSHTYQEMYGCDVGPDGRLLRGYRQYAYDGADYIALNEDLRSWTAADAAAQNTKRKWEAAGYAEHYRNYVEGRCVECLLRYLENGKDTLQRADPPKTHVTHHPISDREVTLRCWALGFYPKEISLTWQRDGEDQTQDMELVETRPSGDRTFQNWAALVVPSGEEQRYTCHVQHEGLQEPLTLRWEPPQPTIAIIGLIVGLVLLVVTGAVVAGAVIWRKKHSGEKGGSYAQAASKCGGAVIPETLAVTVPKALMCLSGILRFETAALWGLSDAGFRIPPLHCDFKIF from the exons ATGTCACCGCGAACCCTCCTCTTGCTCCTCTCCGGGGCCCTGGCTCTGACCGAGACCTGGGCGG gctcCCACTCCCTGAGGTATTTCTACACCGGGGTGTCCCGGCCGGGCAGCGGGGAGCCCCGCTTCATCGCCGTCGGCTACGTGGACGACACGCAGTTCGTGCGGTTCGACGGCGACGCCCCGAATCCGAGGTGTGAGCCGCGGGCGCCGTGGGTGGAGCAGGAGGGGCCGGAGTACTGGGAAGAGCAGACGCGGAACTTCAAGGACGCCGCACAGATGTACCGAGTGAGCCTGGACATACTGCGCGGCTACTACAACCAGAGCGAGGCCG GGTCTCACACCTACCAGGAGATGTACGGCTGCGACGTGGGGCCGGACGGTCGCCTCCTCCGCGGGTACAGACAGTACGCCTACGACGGCGCCGATTACATCGCCCTGAACGAGGACCTGCGCTCCTGGACCGCGGCCGACGCGGCGGCTCAGAACACCAAGCGCAAGTGGGAGGCGGCCGGTTATGCGGAGCACTACAGGAACTACGTGGAGGGCAGGTGTGTGGAGTGTCTCCTCAGATACCTGGAGAACGGGAAGGACACGCTGCAGCGCGCAG ACCCTCCAAAGACACACGTGACCCACCATCCCATCTCTGACCGTGAGGTCACCCTGaggtgctgggccctgggcttcTACCCTAAGGAGATCTCACTGACCTGGCAGCGTGATGGGGAGGATCAGACCCAGGACATGGAGCTTGTGGAGACCAGGCCTTCAGGGGACAGAACCTTCCAGAATTGGGCGGCCCTGGTGGTGCCTTCTGGAGAGGAGCAGAGATACACGTGCCACGTGCAGCACGAGGGGCTTCAGGAGCCCCTCACCCTGAGATGGG aaCCTCCTCAGCCCACCATCGCCATCATAGGCCTCATTGTTGGCCTGGTTCTCTTGGTGGTCACTGGAGCCGTGGTGGCTGGAGCTGTGATCTGGAGGAAGAAGCACTCAG GTGAAAAAGGAGGGAGCTACGCTCAGGCTGCAAGTAAGTGTGGAGGGGCTGTGATTCCTGAGACCCTT GCAGTGACAGTGCCCAAGGCTCTGATGTGTCTCTCAGGCATCCTAAGG TTTGAGACAGCTGCCTTGTGGGGACTGAGTGATGCAGGATTCCGCATCCCACCCCTGCATTGTGACTTCAAGATCTTCTGA